Below is a window of Selenomonadales bacterium DNA.
AGACGTCGCGCCCCTTGTAACGCGCGGCTGTCAACGCGCCGCAGTGGTTTACGCCGACGTTATCTATGACGAGCTGTGTCGGGTTGACGCGCAACAACTGCCCCAGCACTACCTGCATGCCGAAGGGCTCGTCGCAGATCGCCGTGATTTTGTCAAAGCCGCTGTCCAGCACGGCACGGGCTACCTGCCCGGTGGGATTGGTGTAATTGATAAGCCTTGCGTCAGGACAGAGGCTCTGCATACGGCGCGTCAGCTCCAGCATATAAGGAATAGAGCGCCAAGCAAAGGAGAAACCGCCCGGGCCGGTAGTCTCTTGCCCGATACAGCCGAGTCGCCGCGGTATCTGTTCATCGAGCGCGCGGGCTGCGAGGCCCCCGATGCGCACTTGTGACAAGACGTAGTTAGCTCCCGTCAGCGCCTCGTCGAGCAGCAAAGTGTCGGTTATGGTGTACTGTGCCCCCCGCGCCTCTACCATGCGGCGCGATAGCTTGGCGATTATGCTTAGGTTCTCGCTGTCGATATCCATGAGGCAAATCTCGGCCCCGGCGAGGACTGCCTCCTCCGCCAACAACCCTTCTATGATGCCGGGAGTAAACGCGCTAGCCCCGCCAATCACTGCGATCTTCACAACCGGAAACACCGCCTTCCAACGCTTTATTTCGCGAAGGCAAGGCGGTCTTCCTGCGTTTTATATTATTTAGAGCTATACTCGGCAAACAGCGCCTGAAATTCCTCGATAGGGTCAAGCACACGGTACACGTGTTCCTCTCCCGGGAAAGCCCCCGCCTTGACATCGGCGATATAGGCCTTAAAAGCATTCGTCTCGACCTCGGCGACATTGGCGTACTTTTTCACGAACTTAGGCGTAAAGGCTTCGAATTTGCCTAGCAAATCGGCGCTAATCAGGAGCTGCCCGTCGCAGCGGCCGGCCCCAATGGAATATACAGGAATGCTAAGCAAGCGCGCCAAAAACGCAGTTACTTCCGGGGGCACCGCCTCAACTAAGATGCACAGCGCACCCGCGGCTTCTACGGCCAACGCGTCTTCAATCACGGCGCGCGCGCCTTTAATGTCGCGCCCTTGCGCCTTGTGCCCGCCAAGTTGCCCGGAGCTCTGCGGCGTAAGCCCAATATGCCCCATTACTACTATACCGGCCTCGTTAATGGCCCTAATGCGGCTGGCGACGCGCACGCCGCCCTCGAGCTTAATGCAGTCTACCTCGGCCTCTTTCAAAAAGCGTCCGGCGTTGCGCACTGCGTCCTCGTCCGAAACTTGGTAAGACATAAACGGCATGTCGCCAATGACAAACGTGTTTGGCGCGCCGCGGCGCACCGCCTGGCAATGGCGAATGCAGTCTTCCATCGTCACCGGGACGGTGCCGTGGTAGCCGAGCACCACCATACCTAGCGAATCGCCGACTAGAATCATGTCCATGCCTGCTTTCTCGGCAAAAGACGCTGTGGGAAAATCGTAGGCCGTGACCCAGGCGGCTTGTTCGCCGCTCTTCTTCATCTTGTGCAAGTCGAGAATGGTTTTTTTCTTGGGCACGTAGCTCACCTCCTAATAGCGGTGCAGATTGCGCGCGGCGATAAAGGACAGACCTTTCTCGGTTAGAGCACGGGCAGTGCCGTTGACGGCGGCGTGTTTGTCGAGGTAGTTTTGTTCGAGTTTAGCCATTTCGCCTGAGGCCTCGACCTCGGACTTGTTGCGGAAGTAATCTAGGATATCTGAGGGGTGCTCGCGGGTAAGCTCGACTTCAGGGTCGCCGCCTTCGTGCTTGGCGGCTACATTCGGCACGGTCATAGCCAGCGCGAGCAGCTCCTCGCGCCGGTTATAGGGCTGGCGCACGATGCTCTTGTAGGCCTCGGTAATATGGTGCTCAAGCCGCACATTGCCCTCTAGCCCTAAAGCTTTACGCACATAGGAGCTCTCTTCAATCGTGTGGTTATTGACGGAGTTGCCTAGATTAAAGCCGGCAAGCGGCGTGGTGCCGTCCTCACGCGCCATCAGGCGAGCCATAAGCAGCGTCCACAAGACGGAGTAAGGATTGTCGTTGCCCATAAACACAGAAATCTTAAAGGTAATGTTAATGCCCATCTTGTAGAGCATGTAGCCCAGAAAAACGGTGCCCGGGTTAATATTGAGCACCTGGCTGATGCCGTAATTGGTGTAATAGTAGAGGCACTCGTCGACCCACTTTAAGGCGTAATCGTTTGGCTGACCGATGCCGCCAAAGTAGCCGGTAATAGTGCTCGGGCCGCCTAAATGCACGTTTGAGCCGTCTGTGCCTTTGGTGTCGAGCGTTTCCACATAGCTTGCGCCGACAATCTGCATGGCGGCGGCGATAGCTAACGTATCGCCTTGGTCGGCTTCCTGTTCCTTCATCTTGCGCACGCGTATGTAGCGTCCAGGCATAATCTCTTGCCGCGCGATAGCTTGCTTGGCCTCGGCAATCAGCCACGGGAAGTACTGCAGCGCGCTAATCTCGAGCGTAACCGCGCGCCCTTCGTCAAAGTACATACGGTCGGCTTTTTCGCCAAGGACCTGGCGGCGGTAAGCCGAGAGCGGCACAAACGCCCCTTTGTCGCGCTCGCGCATCAGCCACTCTAAGTCGTCGCGGTAGGGGGAGCCCATGTTCTCTAGTCGCTGCAGCAGGTTAGGCAGGAGCTTTGCCTGCTCGGCCCGGGCGTTAATTTCCTGCGGCGTGCCGTACTTATGCACTACCCGCGTGAGGGCGTTAATGAGTCTGTTGTCAGGCTGGGCAAGAAACTCGGAAACCTCGGCAAAAGCTTGTTGGTCGATGCGAA
It encodes the following:
- the panB gene encoding 3-methyl-2-oxobutanoate hydroxymethyltransferase, with product MKKSGEQAAWVTAYDFPTASFAEKAGMDMILVGDSLGMVVLGYHGTVPVTMEDCIRHCQAVRRGAPNTFVIGDMPFMSYQVSDEDAVRNAGRFLKEAEVDCIKLEGGVRVASRIRAINEAGIVVMGHIGLTPQSSGQLGGHKAQGRDIKGARAVIEDALAVEAAGALCILVEAVPPEVTAFLARLLSIPVYSIGAGRCDGQLLISADLLGKFEAFTPKFVKKYANVAEVETNAFKAYIADVKAGAFPGEEHVYRVLDPIEEFQALFAEYSSK